The nucleotide window cggcgtacacatcacggacaaactgaaatggtcaacccacatagacagtgtggtgaagaaggcgcaacagcgcctcttcaaccgcaggaggctaaagaaatttggcttgtcaccaaaaacactcacaaacttttacagaggcacaatcgagagcatcctgtcgggctgtatcaccacctggtatgacaactgctcgcccacaaccgtaaggctctccagagggtagtgaggtctgcacaacgcatcaccgggggcaaactacctccaggacacctacaccacctctcacaggatggccaaaaagatcaccaaggacaacaaccacccgagccactgcctgttcaccctgttatcatccagaaggcgaggtcagtacaggtgcatcaaagctgggactgagagactgaaaaacagcttctatctcaaggccatcagactgttaaacagccatctctaacaatgagtggctgctgccaacatactgattcAAATCTCAAACCACTTTAGTAATAACAAATTGGATGtagtaaatgtatcactagtcactttaaacaatggcactttatataatgtttacatatcctacattactcatctcatatgtatatactgtactctatatcatctactgcatcttgcttatgccgttcggccatcgctcatccatatatttatatgtacatattcttattcattcctttacacttgtgtgtataaggtagttgttgtgaaatggttagatttcttgttagatattactgcatggttggaactagaagcacaaggatttcgctacactcgcattaacatatgctaaccatgtgtatgtgaccaataacatttgatttgatttgatttagacctgggacaccaggaaggtgcaattaattattaggtcgaacagaaaaccagcaggctccgggcCTCGAAGGGTAAGAGCTAAGTACCCCTGATATGtaatatgaagataaataatagaTACATAATATATTTcctttattattatatatatattttctttaaagtatattaaaaaaaaatctctgtcTTGGTCCCACCACTGGCCTGGGACCCCCAGGGGCTTCTGCCCTGGTAATCTCCTGCATTAATCTGGCCCTGGTCCCTTGTGTGTTGGCCTACATAGGAGTCTACCACATTTTGAGTTCTATCAACTTTAAGTCCTGTGTGACTGTGAGTCTTGTCCCACAAAATACGTGTCTTTGATAGCCAGCTCTGTACATTTATCTGCATCCAATAGATGATGTAAATGGAAGTATTATGTCATTGATTTCACGTTGCCTAGTCACCTGATAGTTGATGAGAAGTAGTACTCAAGGTACAGATGCATGATAAGAGAGATGGCAAGTACCTGTGGATTTTCCTGCAAGAGAAGATTAGTATGAGATAACACAGTGAAGGAAGTGAAGAAGTGCATTCTATTTAAACCAGTATGGCTTTGGGTGACCAAAGCCAATCATGTCATTCATGTCATGCATTTTATCAACAAATTCAAACACTACTAACTTATAAAACAAAAGGCTGATTTGTCCCCAATTTTGATCAAATATGTCGCTTGCGGTCACGTTGCGcttatgaaaatatatataatatcgtAAGGATGTGGTAGCCTAAACCTACTGGTGATGTTAAACATGTGTTCTTCAATCATTTTTAAGATCTGACATGCCATGCAGCCCAGTGCAGTGCAAGACATGTCATAGGCCAATGGTTAACCAATCATATTTTTCAAATCCTGAAAGGCAAAATTCCAGGTAACCTTGGAGAGGAAAGTTATGCCTTACAAGTTTGCTTCTGAGGAAGAGCTGCAAAAGTAAGTAAGTAGCTGTATTAGGTGGAAATATAGAAGGTCATTTCGTCCAACTTCATTCAAAATATAGATGTTTTTCTTGAGACAATATGTGTGGGCATAGGCAGATGTTGAAATTGGAGGATACATTTGGGCATATTCTATATGTGTGGGCATAGGCAGATGTTGAAATTGGAGGATACATTTGGGCATATTCTATATGTGTGGGCATAGGCAGATGTTGCAATTGGAGGATACATTTGGGCATATTCTATATGTGTGGGCATAGGCAGATGTTGCAATTGGAGGATACATTTGGGCATATTCTATATGTGTGGGCATAGGCAGATGTTGCAATTGGAGGATACATTTGGGCATATTCTATATGTGTGGGCATAGGCAGATGTTGCAATTGGAGGATACATTTGGGCATATTCTATAATGAGATTCAATAGGCTACATCTGTCCGTACAAACGTTGAGAAATGATGACGGAATTTAAATTTGTATTGCTCTCTTCCACCTTAAACCccatgagctctctctctctctctctctgtgtgtgtgtgtgtgtgtgtgtgtgtgtgtgtgtgtgtgtgtgtgtgtgtgtgtgtgtgtgtgtgtgtgtgtgtgtgtgtgtgtgtgtgtgtgcgtgcatatggATATTTTACATGTGGCCACCCTAGTATGGCTACTGACATTAACCATAAACAAATGAAAGATAATAATAAGTACTAAGAACATGATATACCCTGGGTGGTCATGACATAGGCTGGGTGGTCATGACTTAGGCTGGGTGGTCATGACATAGGCTGGGTGGTTTTGACATAGCATGTGTGGTAATGACATTGTCTAGGTAGTGATTTGTGAAAGTAACATTGTGTGAGCCCCAAATAGCAGTTTAGGTTACAGAGTGCAAACGAGTAAGTGAGGATTACTAGCAGTCTTATTTTGTGTTTTAAACATATTGCCTAGTTATAGTGCATGTTTAAAGATGTTTCCTGTCAGGCAGAGGCTGTGGCCTAACAACAGCCTGAAGGCCTATTGATCCTTGTTTTCTCCAACCAGATAGTCCAAACAGGTAGTTTTTACCATGTTGCCATAGGCGACAGTATCAGCGCTGGTTGAGGTCTCCTCTGTGCTGCCGGTCCTACTTCATTCCACCCCCTGTCTGATGTGACAGATACAGGCCTACTGTGTGTAACGCGGGTAAACATCAGTCAGAGTGCACAGACCACATTCTTCTACATTATCTCACAGGCAGCCATGCTTGACTGAGACAAATGTTCCTCTGTGGAggacacagtctctctctgtgtgtgtgtgtgtgtgtgtgtgtgtgtgtgtgtgtgtgtgtgtgtgtgtgtgtgtgtgtgtgtgtgtgtgtgtgtgtgtgtgtgtgtgtgtgtgtgtgtgtgtgtgtgtgtgtgtgtgtgtgtgtgtgtgtgtgttgacagacaTTACCTAAACAAAAGGGACATTTACACACACTCTCAATCCACCTAATACCTGGGAGCTCCTGTCCCCTAGCTGCAGAGATCCAGATAAGTAGCCCTACCAGCCAGCCCTAGTGTCTCACcggccccagcctcagccccagcctcagccccagccccagcctccagccccagccccagccctatccTAAAGCCCCAGCACCAGCCAGGCTCCCTCTGGGCTGGGCAGATTCCGCTCAACAAACTTTTTAATGACACCTAACACTTGCGTTCTGTTGCCCCCTAGCTgcagagctccagaccagtagCCCTACCAGCCAGCCCTACCGTCTCCCCAGCAGAGGTCCAGACCAGTAGCCCTATCAGCCAGCCCTACCGTCTCCCCAGCAGAGGTCCAGACCAGTAGCCCTACCAGCCAGCCCTACCGTCTCCCCAGCAGAGGTCCAGACCAGTAGCCCTACCAGCCAGCCCTACCGTCTCCCCAgcagagctccagaccagtagCCCTACCAGCCAGCCCTACCGTCTCCCCTgcagagctccagaccagtagCCCTACCATCCAGCCCTACCGTCTCCCCTgcagagctccagaccagtagCCCTACCAGCCAGCCCTACCGTCTCCCCTgcagagctccagaccagtagCCCTACCAGCCAGCCCTACCGTCTCCCCTgcagagctccagaccagtagCCCTACCAGCCAGCCCTACCGTCTCCCCTgcagagctccagaccagtagCCCTACCAGCCAGCCCTACCGTCTCCCCTgcagagctccagaccagtagCCCTACCAGCCAGCCCTACCGTCTCCCCTgcagagctccagaccagtagCCCTACCAGCCAGCCCTACCGTCTCCTCTgcagagctccagaccagtagCCCTACCAGCCAGCCCTACCGTCTCCTCTgcagagctccagaccagtagCCCTACCAGCCAGCCCTACCGTCTCCCCAGCAGAGGTCCAGACCAGTAGCCCTACCAGCCAGCCTTACCATCTCCCCTGCAGAGCTCCAGACCACTAGCTCTACCATTTTCCCCAGAATGGCTCTCTCCGGGTCGGGTGGCTTCCTCTCTGAGGATCAGTTCATCTGTTCTATCTGCCTGGATGTGTTCACCAACCCAGTCTCCACACCCTGTGGTCACAGCTACTGTCTGGACTGCATCTCCACCTACTGGGATGGTATGTATTGTGgctttgtatatactgtacactacctGAAATATAAATGTACATTTGTTTGTATGTTTACATaggcctatatactgtatattacctgAAACATAAATGTTCATGGGCCTATAGACCCTACACAACTTGAAATATAAatgtacatagagagagagagagaaattagattGTATGTTTACATAGGCCTATTTACTATACACAACttgaaatgtaaatgtacataggtctatatactgtatattacctgaaatataaatgtacataggtctatatactgtacactacctGAAATATAAATGTTTACTTAGGCCTATATACTGTAGACTACCTGAAATTGAAATGTACATTTGTTTGTATGTACATGAGACCAATACATGCAACAACTTACATCCATGCAATCTTATTGGTTGTTTCCTATTAGTAGGCCTTTTTCATCACATCCCCATTCAGAGATCAATTGTATTCCACCTTGTGAATGAATGAAATGAACTGTAACTTGTtgttgaaggaggaggagggaagacgTGTGTGTGCCCGCTGTGTAAGGAGAGCTTCAGGAAGAGGCCGGAACTTCACATCAACCGCACCCTGAAGGAGATCACCGAGCAGTTTAAGAAGATGGCGGACGGATTGGACCGGGGGGCCATGGTGTTTGAAGGAGGGATTGAGAGTCAAGGTTGGGGTGGCGGTGGAAATGAGGGGGTGTCATACGGGGTTGAGCGTCCTCCGGTCCCTCCAAGACCCCCAGGGATGGGTGTGATGCCTGGGGATTTGTTGTTGGAGATGAAGACCAGGTTCCAACGACCTTCGAACTCCAGAACCCCTCCGCCCGTCCTCCACCCCCACCAGCCCTCACCCTTCTCCTCCAACACCACCGCCCTCTCGCCCCCCGCCCCTCCTGTTGTCCCACGCAGATACACCCTGAGCGGGCCGGCTGATTCCTCCACCGACGCGCCTCTCTGTCCTGAACACCAGAGGGGGCTGGAGTTCTTCTGCCGGACAGACCAGACGTGTGGGTGTGCCGTGTGCATGGAGGGAGAGCACCATGGACACCAGGTTATACCAGCCAAGAGAGAGTGGCTCATTAAGAaggtagggagagggacagaggtggAGGAGCAGAGGTGTGTGAACTAATTCTGATGGAGATGTAGGGTACTCCAATTGCAATGCTAATACTGTAGAAAtgaaaacatactgtattaaccaaAGCTATATAGTCAGTTTAATCAACTCTACACAAAAGAGACTGGGTGTTTGAAACATATTTAAATTGTGTTAATCACATGCTTCgaggtagaggtagatatgtacatactaGGAATAAGGAATAAGTACATTGCATTATGTTGACTCAGGTCTGTTTCTGTATGCAGTCTCAGTTGGAAATCACAGAGGCAGAGCTGAGGGACATGAtcacacagagagaaaagaaggTGGAGGACATCAGGACATCACTGGAGAACATACAGGTGGgtgtctggaacacacacacacagacacacacacacacacacacacacacacacacacacacacacacacacacacacacacacacacacacacacacacacacacacacacacacacacacacacacacacacacacacacacacacacacagacacagacacacacacacagtacacacacacacactctccctgcccctcatcctccctctctctccctcccctctttgtCTTTcaaccctctctccctgcccctcatcatccctctctctccctctctctctccctcccctctttgtcttttcatcctctctccctgcccctcatcatccctctctctctctctctccctctctctccctctctctctccctctctctctccctctctctctctctctctctccctctctctctctctccctctctctccctctttacctctctctctctctctccctccccaggtgTGTGCGGAGCATGAGACAGCAGGCAGCATGCATATGTTCTCTGCCCTGGTGAGGTCTGTGGAGAGGAGCCAGGCAGAGTTGTTGGAGGTGATAGAGATGTCACAGCGGGCTGCACAGCACCGAGGACAGACCCTCATCAGAGACCTAGAGCAGGTGTCATTTTATTCATTCATTTTATTTGAGTGAATGGTTTATTTCAGAGAGAATGGTTTATTTCATCAAGAGGACAATCATATCAATAGCAGAGAAGGCGGAGTTGACACAATATTATTAAAACTTAAATCACACGAAATGTGATGCATTGTACTAGATATGGCTAAACAGCTCATTTGCATCTTCAGTAGgtgatcaataaaataaattcatACTGCTATCTTTTTAAGCTACTGATATTGCTGATTGTTGTCTTTGTGACTGTGTTGCTGCAATGGTTGACAAACCAATTCCCTCTGGGATTATTCATAATAAAgtatttattgtattttcttTCCTATCATAGGAGATCTCTGAGCTGAGGAAGAGAAGCGCTACCCTCACCCAGCTAGCTCAGTCTGACGACTACGTACTTTTCTTCAAGGTTAGAGACTCTTTCTGTTCATCACATCTTTTTGTCTTTATTCATCCTTTTCAACAATTTCTACCTTTTTTGAAACCGTTTTTTCCTTTAGTTACCTTAGTTACAAGGTAAGAGGTACTTTTCCTTTCCATTCTCTTCATTTAAAATTATCTTGCCTCTTGTTTTTTCTAATTCATTTATTCCTCCATTCTCTTTATTCCTCTTCTCAGACATTCTCCACCCCGCCTCAGACCAGGGATTGGTCGGATGCTgttgtgacctctgacctcaccTCAGGGGCGGTGCTTCTGACTGTCAATCAAATGGTGGAGCGGTTTCGGGAGGAGCTCAAGAGACTGCCGGAGATCTGTGAGTTATGGCTGACCGTTGTAGAACTCCTATACATTCTATGAGTACTATCAGTTTCAAAgtgggcaaaactggttgaaattaCGTCAAGATTTTACCACTTTTGCTCGCTGGGTTGTTGCAAGTGACAGACAGTGTTGAGACGGTCTAACTTTACTTTATGAGCACTACTACAATACTATAGTGTTGAGACGGTCTAATTTTACTTTATGAGCACTACTAGGCTACAATACTGTAGTGTTGAGACGGTCTAATTTTACTTTATGAGCACTACTTGGCTACAATATTGTAGTGTTGTGACTGTCTAACTTACCTTCATGAACACTAATAGGCTACAATACTGTAGTGTTGAGATGGTCTAACTTTACTTTATGAACCCTAATAGGCTACAATACTGTAGTGTTGTGACTGTCTAACTTTACTTCATGAACATTACTAGGCTACAATACTGTAGTGTTGAGACGGTCTAACTTTACTTTATGAACACGACTAGGCTACAATACAATATGTGGAGGATGATGTAGACCATCGATACTCAACTGGTGGGTCGTGACCCAAATTTAGGTCGCAAGCGGTTTTGAATGGGTTGTTTGtgtcagtaaaataaataaaaaatgtcataTAAAAATACTCCAGTCTGAACTTAAACAACTTAAACCAGGTAGAGAGTGTGAATAAATGATAATGAACTTCCATTTTTATATAATTTAATCTCTGAACAATTAGTCTTCAATCACAGTATTTTCAATATAAAGCTATTAGCAGCACTATTTTGGTTGATTTTATTGTCTCAAACCGGTGAGTTTATTAACAATCTTCATCAAGAACATGggcaaaatgtatttattgacAATGAAAGAGGTGGGAATATTGTTCCCTTGTCATATAATTGCTATATTTAAAATCAATACAGAATTAAAAATAGTTTTTCAGATTATATTTTGCAGATTATTTTTCCCATTGCAAATAttgtgttgtgactgagacaaccTAGTTAATTTAGGGTCCCAaggcaaaaccagttgagaaccTATAGACCCATACACTGCATTGTCTTTTGTTGGCCAGGTCTGCGTCCTCAACCTCAAACAGACCAATCCGTGGGGAGATATATTCCAAGTAAGGTCTACACGCTCAAAGTACCATCCCATCTGTATCTTTTAATGTTAATTATGATCTAATATGTGTCTGATATTGATTAATGCATTCTCTTATGTTTGGCCAGGGTTGCGTCCTCAACCTCAACCAGACCAATCTGTGGGAAGATGTAGTCCAAGTATGATTTTCATTCATGCCTGTGTCACACTCAAAGTCCCAGCTCCTCCCATTCCGTGTGTCTAATAATCTATACGGTATTGATTTGATGTATTCTCTTTTGTTTGGCCAGGTTTGCTTTCTCAACCAAACCATGCTGTCGGAAGAAATAGTCCAAGTAAATCCAAGATAACATTCATGTCTCTGTCACACTCACAGACCCAACATATGTCTAATAATTCATGCAGTAATTGATTTCCTGTATTCTAATTTGTTTGGCCAGATTTACCTTCTCAACCAGACCAGTCCCTGGGAAGAAGTAGTCCAAGTAAGATTTAAATTAATTCACGGCTGCTTCTGTCACACTCATCCCTTTCCATTTGTTTGTAATAATAACACTGTATTTGATTACATGATATTGTTTTGCCAGGTTTGCGTTCTCCACCTCCAACAGAACACTCTGTAGGAAGAGATAGTCCAGGTTTGcgttctccacctccaccagaACACTCTGTAGGAAGAGATTGTCCAGGTTTGCATTCTCCACCTCCAACAGAACACTCTGTAGGAAGAGATAGTCCAGGTTTGcgttctccacctccaccagaACACTCTGTAGGAAGAGATTGTCCAGGTTTGCATTCTCCACCTCCAACAGAACACTCTGTAGGAAGAGATAGTCCAGGTTTGCGTTCTCCACCTCCAACAGAACACTCTGTAGGAAGAGATAGTCCAGGTTTGCATTCTCCACCTCCAACAGAACACTCTGTGGGAAGAGATAGTCCAAGTTTGCATTCTCCACCTCCACCAGAACACTCTGTAGGAAGTCCAGGTTTGcgttctccacctccaccagaACACTCTGTAGGAAGTCCAGGTTTGGATCTGTTCCTGTTTCTTTCACACGCACAGGCCCATTCCATATGTGTCAGTTACCAATGATACATAAAGTGTCTAATTAAGGTATAATGACCGAGAtggtggtgtttggaggataaattGGTACaatgttgttaggcccgagacgaatatatcctccaaacaccggcttcgagggcatcgTCACTTTTGTACAACGGTTACTAACATATTCAAATaacgattgacatattttcattaaaagcTTGACTTGATTAATATATTCaaactatttcatccttccacaagatataagCCGACACagatctagggttgctacccaagccggctggtcgttcattTTATTAGTTCGGTTACCATGcgattttaaccaatcagcatttaggattagacccacccgttgtttAATTACATGTATTCTCTTTTGTTTGGCCAGATTGGCTTTCTCAACCTCAACCAGACCAGTCAGTGGGAAGAAATCCAAAACCAAGTAAGGCTTTGATTAATTTATTAACTCAAAGTCCCAGTCATgtgataatacatacagtatttgaTCAGGGGTTAGATGgtttaacatctctctctctctctcctctctctctctctctctctctctctctctctctctctctctcgctctctctctccagaggtgAGGAGAGTGCAGGAATATGCAGGTATGTACTTCCTTCTTCCTGTATCATGTTTTCTGTGTTCATGTGTCAAGCACATTCCTGCTAGTTATAGACACAAAACTGCTGATTGAACTCTTGATTGGTGATTGATGactttttctccctctttctctatgcctctgttctctctttctctcccccactcattctctccctctgtatgtctctctctctgccccccccccctccccttctacctctcccctcctctccctctcagtggaCATCACCCTGGACCCCCTCACCGCCCACCCACGCCTGCTCATTTCCGATGACGGCAAGCAGGTGCGCTGCTGGGACCGCTACCAGCCCGTGGCGGACGGCCCCGAGCGCTTTGACCGTGTGGTCTGCGTCCTCGGGCGCCAGGCCTTCTCTTCGGGACGCCATTACTGGGAGGTGAGAACAGAAGCAGGGCTAGTTTCATTCCAACAGCCATCAGGCTGAAGAACAGTGGCTCATAATGGGGCCTGATAGATGACGGGACTGTATGCCAGGGATGATGTGAATATACATGTGCTCACCATCCAGTGTTGTTGTATTGcatgatgttgtattgtagtgtattgatTATGACTTTGGGTGATTTGTATTCGTAGGTGGAGGTGGGTGGGAAGACGGACTGGGACCTGGGCGTGGCTAGCCACTCCATCAACAGGAAAGGGAAGATCATAGTAAGCCCCGCCCACGGCTACTGGTTCCTGAGTCTCCGGGATAAGAACGACTACGCGTTCCGAACGGAACCGTCGACAGCGCTGGGCCTCAACCACAAACCCAACCGTATAGGGATCTACGTAGACTGTGATAAGGGACAGGTGTCGTTCTATAACGTGGACGCTAAGATACTCATCTATACATTCACCGACAGCTTCTCGGATGTCATTCATCCCTTCTTCAGCCCTTGCACCAATAAGTCTGGCAGGAACGAGGCGCCGCTCATCATTTGTCCTGTCTCGATGCCTCTGGTGGACTGAGATGGGTTTTCGTTTTTGTGTTCATTCCTAAAGGTAGTTTCCTTCAGGCTGTCCTTGTTCAATGTTCTTCACTGAGCCAATAGGACGGGACTGGATAGGGCAAAGCAATATGGGGGAAGCTATAGCTGATGCGCCCAATATACCCAGATGTCTCATGTCAACATAGGGAAGGGAACAAGGCCAGAAGAGAGGGAACAATTTTCTGCAATGAAATACAGTCCCTTAGAACCATTCATAATGACCTCCTGTGTTCTATGGAGCTGACCAATGGATAATCTGGATACTGAGTCTGGATTGGACTGATCATTTTGACCAATACAACCGactacagtccatcagtctgagAATGAAGGATTTCACCATCTGTCCTTATCACAGGATGGATTCATCTGTCTATATAGGGTCATATGTGTCTCACATGGCTCCCTATTCACATATAGTCTGCTtctttgaccagagcccccatGGGCCCTATGTATTGCAttactatagggaatagtgtgttatTTGTGACATAACCACAGTCATTACAAATAAAACATATTACTTGTACATTACAATCCAGTTTTTGAAGAATGTCCACAATAAACCAAATGTAAACTATGTGGACTGGGAGCCACTGAGTAAGACccagagacaaacacaaagacaaaGAATCCTTCATGAGCCAGTCAATTTAGTCATCGTATTCTACACAGAGTGGACAAAACATGGAttgcgtatgtgtgccattcagagggtgaatgggcaagactaaagatttaagtgcctttgaaaggggtatggtagtaggtgcccggCTCACCGGTTTgtctcaagaactgcaacgctgctgggtttttcacgctcaacatatT belongs to Oncorhynchus clarkii lewisi isolate Uvic-CL-2024 unplaced genomic scaffold, UVic_Ocla_1.0 unplaced_contig_5351_pilon_pilon, whole genome shotgun sequence and includes:
- the LOC139403113 gene encoding E3 ubiquitin-protein ligase TRIM21-like — protein: MALSGSGGFLSEDQFICSICLDVFTNPVSTPCGHSYCLDCISTYWDGGGGKTCVCPLCKESFRKRPELHINRTLKEITEQFKKMADGLDRGAMVFEGGIESQGWGGGGNEGVSYGVERPPVPPRPPGMGVMPGDLLLEMKTRFQRPSNSRTPPPVLHPHQPSPFSSNTTALSPPAPPVVPRRYTLSGPADSSTDAPLCPEHQRGLEFFCRTDQTCGCAVCMEGEHHGHQVIPAKREWLIKKSQLEITEAELRDMITQREKKVEDIRTSLENIQVCAEHETAGSMHMFSALVRSVERSQAELLEVIEMSQRAAQHRGQTLIRDLEQEISELRKRSATLTQLAQSDDYVLFFKTFSTPPQTRDWSDAVVTSDLTSGAVLLTVNQMVERFREELKRLPEICLRPQPQTDQSVGRYIPRLRPQPQPDQSVGRCSPSLLSQPNHAVGRNSPNLPSQPDQSLGRSSPNWLSQPQPDQSVGRNPKPKVRRVQEYAVDITLDPLTAHPRLLISDDGKQVRCWDRYQPVADGPERFDRVVCVLGRQAFSSGRHYWEVEVGGKTDWDLGVASHSINRKGKIIVSPAHGYWFLSLRDKNDYAFRTEPSTALGLNHKPNRIGIYVDCDKGQVSFYNVDAKILIYTFTDSFSDVIHPFFSPCTNKSGRNEAPLIICPVSMPLVD